One Ranitomeya variabilis isolate aRanVar5 chromosome 4, aRanVar5.hap1, whole genome shotgun sequence genomic window, GTCTTCGAGAGCGTCTGAAGAAATGTCGGAGATCTTTTAACCCAACTTGTACAGTGGCAAAGAGGCTGAAAGTAGACGGTGATGACGGCGCCGTAACTGCACAATGCTCCAGAGATTCTTCTCTTTCAGAAGTCTCAGAAAATAACTCTACATTTGTGCTCATCCCTGGACCGAGCGAGAGGTCAGAAGGAGGAGCGGTCCTGGAAGCTTCTCCATCCAAGGGAGACGTTTCTGCAAGTAAAAGCCACCAAGAAATGCTGCAAGAGAAGAAGAGATTACAGAAGCaagtacaggagaaggaggagcaTCTGAGAAGGCTGAAGATGGTCAAACTGTACAGATCTAAGGTAAAATCTCTACAACTGATCCAGCAGTCAGCTGTAATTCTGGGGAGCTTCCAGTACCAAGTGTCCAATCTATCCTCCCCACCGCTCCTCCACTCTCAGCACTATGTTCCTCCTGGACTCCTGGCATAAGtaacgccccatcgactagtcaaagccctcattagcataggaaacagggcaatataaatgctttttttaaaacCATATTTGACTGGTTAGGCAGGGGATTTACACCtaaataagtgaatgctgctgggttggaggacaTGGTGGaccttacaggttccctttaatagatttAGCACAGTTTTTCTCCATCGTCTTCTTCTGGCTTTGGCGTAAAAAAAATTACccttatttttctgactataagacgcactagaCCATAAAATGCCCCAATGTTTTAGTGGcgtaaaataggaaaaaaaaattgacaggCTGTCCTTCAGTGGAATTTGCCTATGTCATGTTCTTCTACATTTTGCGCTAGCACGCCGCTCTTGCCATTGGCGGCGCTGGCACACATTCATGTCCTGATGTTCTCCAGCAAAGGGGCGGCGCATACTCAGAGATTCATCTTTGGCAGACTCCAGGAAAATAGCGCCGTTGGCTGCGCTTGCATATATTTGGATCTCGGCTCATTAACAAGCAGAGATTTCGATTTGCGCATGtggtgccattttgctggagaccGCCGCAGGTTAATCTGAACA contains:
- the SFR1 gene encoding swi5-dependent recombination DNA repair protein 1 homolog: MEEGMDHHPPSSAPTLYVGSPEPEDNISAKQPMSASLRERLKKCRRSFNPTCTVAKRLKVDGDDGAVTAQCSRDSSLSEVSENNSTFVLIPGPSERSEGGAVLEASPSKGDVSASKSHQEMLQEKKRLQKQVQEKEEHLRRLKMVKLYRSKNNLTELQTLIDKWRESSQLLLSEIQKALSAENKQIGLTQLIENCGLDEKLLRYNRAEEDFDA